The following proteins come from a genomic window of Paenibacillus sp. CAA11:
- a CDS encoding two-component system sensor histidine kinase NtrB produces the protein MNEILLLLLIASLPALVYPLLYELGGELLRRIGIHGETAHHSAALVVSCSISLLLCFAFRTEVYGVISFNFGMAPLFVGILCGTVWDGAILAILQLLLYGWSFIETPSVTCLILDTGLLLYPLLFLSSSKFKVYARSGKYALLSLFLLVGGSISTFWPLLIRKNSIKWETYLLLTAFLITIFIMIIGLSVLYSIESLKEKDKLRQQIQTMSDRCVQRTERFQQLMDALPISIVLTDSQGTIYHMNRACQALFMSFSPAVEEGSFIGRNLEILLKSYHFETDFLQKNLQESLTSAGKLTPYEERVFYVNTCRIEGKPPLEEGVMVTIQDMTELESFRSELNNLDRLNLVGQMAAGITHEIRNPMAVVRGFLQLMREKSPSTLDHYYRIVMEELDRANGIISDFLSLAQNRPVYKETASLQKIIHELIPLVQADANLRGQSIEVDIEEQVPEFEMNAREIKQLILNLCRNAMEAMEDHGQLRLRTSLLSGAVQLEVADTGPGIPEAKLDKLFQPFYTTKAKGTGLGLVLCRSIVERHNGQISVRSEEGTGTTFLVVFPIS, from the coding sequence ATGAACGAAATTTTGCTATTGCTTTTGATAGCCAGCTTGCCAGCCCTAGTCTATCCGCTGCTTTATGAACTGGGAGGGGAGCTGCTCCGGCGTATAGGTATTCACGGGGAGACAGCCCATCATTCTGCTGCGCTGGTTGTATCCTGTTCCATTAGCCTGCTCCTCTGCTTTGCCTTTAGAACAGAGGTCTATGGGGTAATCTCTTTTAATTTCGGGATGGCGCCTTTATTTGTCGGTATACTGTGCGGAACCGTGTGGGATGGTGCAATACTGGCGATTCTGCAGCTTCTTCTATATGGCTGGTCGTTCATAGAGACACCTTCGGTGACTTGTCTTATTCTGGACACAGGCCTGCTGCTTTATCCTCTTCTTTTCTTATCTTCTTCGAAGTTTAAAGTATATGCCCGCTCGGGCAAATACGCGCTCCTTAGTCTGTTCTTGCTGGTTGGAGGATCCATCTCGACCTTCTGGCCGCTTCTGATAAGAAAGAATAGTATCAAGTGGGAAACTTATCTTCTATTAACAGCCTTCCTAATTACAATCTTCATCATGATCATTGGATTAAGTGTACTTTATAGCATAGAAAGCCTCAAAGAGAAAGACAAGCTGCGCCAGCAGATCCAGACGATGTCAGACAGATGTGTTCAGCGTACAGAGCGTTTTCAGCAGCTGATGGATGCTCTTCCGATCTCCATTGTTCTGACAGACTCCCAAGGTACAATCTATCATATGAACAGGGCGTGCCAAGCGCTCTTTATGAGTTTTAGCCCTGCGGTAGAAGAAGGGAGCTTCATCGGCAGAAATTTGGAAATATTGCTGAAGTCCTATCATTTTGAAACAGATTTTCTGCAGAAGAATCTTCAAGAATCTCTGACTTCGGCAGGTAAGCTGACTCCATATGAGGAGCGGGTGTTCTATGTAAATACCTGCCGAATTGAAGGTAAACCTCCTTTGGAAGAAGGGGTAATGGTGACCATTCAGGATATGACTGAGCTGGAGTCGTTTCGCAGCGAGCTTAACAATCTTGACCGGCTTAATCTTGTTGGGCAAATGGCCGCAGGGATCACCCATGAGATTAGAAACCCTATGGCTGTAGTTCGCGGATTTTTGCAGCTGATGAGAGAGAAGAGCCCTTCCACATTGGATCATTATTACCGAATCGTGATGGAGGAATTGGACCGGGCTAACGGGATTATCAGCGACTTTCTGTCCTTAGCGCAGAACCGTCCGGTCTATAAAGAGACGGCCAGTCTGCAGAAGATTATTCATGAGCTTATTCCCTTGGTACAGGCTGATGCGAATCTTCGGGGACAGAGCATAGAGGTGGATATTGAGGAACAGGTGCCCGAATTCGAAATGAACGCCAGAGAGATTAAACAGCTGATTCTGAATCTATGCCGAAATGCTATGGAGGCGATGGAGGACCATGGACAGTTGCGGCTGCGGACCAGCCTGCTCTCCGGTGCTGTTCAGCTGGAGGTTGCGGATACGGGGCCAGGAATACCCGAGGCTAAGCTCGATAAGCTGTTTCAACCGTTCTACACAACGAAGGCGAAGGGAACTGGGCTTGGACTTGTTCTGTGCCGCAGCATTGTGGAACGCCATAACGGGCAGATCAGCGTTCGCTCAGAGGAGGGGACAGGCACCACGTTTCTTGTTGTTTTTCCGATATCTTAA
- a CDS encoding ABC transporter permease, producing the protein MRLVMSTDHPRRLFRRRLQDYVIKQYRNIRAVIDLIVLLYIFVPGLLLGGWLYIGLWDEGLPRELESFPYSIWPALLYFLVRIMAGGLVLFVEDADVLFLRRGGWLQAVMIRSMVFSALTLLLAGALGLGLLAPVLVRIYGLGIEDIWVLMLGTVMLLWMEQLTIHLIQVKRSGVRRFVLRYGTQTGFIAAYVALAQAGRLSPAWLLGGAAAAFLASMILMRYRLRLQGTFDADVREDARQKERLTAFLLSSAVDKPSRTAARPWIFRHSNRLLKSGDAAVRFAELGAKSFYRSWVYLRLYVLYSVLGAVLLQLPPYPANLLVYAGLVLLLAYWMNSYRLLFIQRSFMKMLPLDEQLPFRAGAPFMFLLMLPGVVLLTLGVGLSLFHAWWGAVLGLAAGIFITWWISSWIWKVFGGWKGRRLKLK; encoded by the coding sequence TTGAGACTTGTCATGAGTACCGATCATCCCCGCCGTCTGTTCAGGCGAAGGCTTCAAGATTATGTTATCAAGCAATATCGCAATATTCGAGCAGTGATCGATCTTATTGTACTGCTGTATATTTTTGTTCCCGGATTGCTCCTTGGGGGATGGCTATATATCGGGCTTTGGGATGAAGGGTTACCGCGGGAGCTGGAATCCTTCCCTTATTCGATATGGCCTGCCCTGCTCTATTTCTTGGTTAGAATCATGGCAGGCGGGCTTGTTCTATTCGTAGAGGACGCGGATGTGCTGTTTCTCCGTAGAGGTGGATGGCTGCAGGCAGTTATGATCCGGAGTATGGTATTCTCTGCCCTGACCCTGCTGCTGGCTGGAGCACTGGGGCTTGGCCTGTTGGCCCCCGTGCTCGTACGCATATATGGCTTGGGCATAGAAGATATCTGGGTGTTAATGCTAGGAACTGTAATGCTCCTCTGGATGGAGCAGCTGACCATACACCTCATCCAGGTGAAGCGGTCAGGCGTGCGCAGGTTCGTTCTACGCTATGGGACGCAGACCGGGTTTATCGCCGCCTATGTGGCACTAGCGCAGGCGGGCCGTTTATCGCCTGCCTGGCTGCTGGGCGGAGCGGCAGCTGCATTTCTGGCCAGCATGATTCTTATGCGGTACAGACTTCGGCTGCAGGGCACCTTCGATGCGGATGTTCGGGAGGATGCCCGGCAGAAGGAGCGGCTTACCGCCTTCCTTCTGTCTTCTGCGGTGGACAAGCCTAGCCGCACAGCCGCCAGGCCGTGGATCTTCAGGCATTCCAACCGGCTGCTGAAATCAGGGGATGCTGCCGTACGATTTGCGGAGCTGGGGGCAAAATCCTTCTACCGCAGCTGGGTCTATCTGAGGTTGTATGTGCTCTATTCCGTGCTGGGCGCCGTGCTGCTGCAGCTTCCGCCTTACCCGGCAAATCTGCTGGTTTATGCCGGACTGGTCCTTCTGCTTGCCTACTGGATGAACAGCTATCGTCTGCTGTTCATCCAGCGAAGCTTTATGAAGATGCTTCCGCTAGATGAGCAGCTTCCTTTCCGGGCAGGAGCTCCTTTTATGTTCCTCCTGATGCTGCCGGGAGTAGTCCTGCTTACTCTCGGCGTTGGACTTTCCTTGTTCCACGCGTGGTGGGGAGCCGTCCTTGGCCTTGCAGCGGGCATCTTTATCACATGGTGGATATCCTCATGGATTTGGAAGGTGTTTGGCGGATGGAAGGGAAGAAGGCTTAAATTGAAATAA
- a CDS encoding MFS transporter, translated as MQQQTAKRPESLLKNRAYLALVGSQLISNLGDWLHILALLTLFGLKWQATPWQITGATLCIMLPTLLGGPLAGMLADRVERKKLMILSDGVRVILVLGMVFVQDIWQMYGLLVAKGLFDVIFSPAKSGKIKEIVERDQLDQAVSYSAIIEQGSKIVGPALGGLLTAAFGIGACFLIDAGSFLLSGLLLILVPGRRNGGTRMANERSDGADQREGFWRELSAGMRTIAEIPVIAYGLLALALVLLVLQIADSQTVVLFREIPGIPEDLLGWCIALSGAGTLLAAGLVKLFRGFSPLAKMGAGGTVMGAVFAGAGLMAEYGPYGSAGHVLMACTFFAAGLGAGMTFIPFQIELQRRTPERLTGRVFGTVSSVTSAAALLGPVCGGYLVTTFGASPAFLISGSLMGLTGLALLMLKQSIMKRDLKQAENMCNEGGAAGGAAVES; from the coding sequence GTGCAACAACAAACCGCGAAGCGCCCGGAATCTTTGCTGAAGAATCGGGCATATCTGGCACTGGTGGGGTCACAGCTTATCTCAAATCTAGGAGACTGGCTGCATATTTTGGCGCTATTGACTTTGTTTGGGCTGAAATGGCAGGCGACGCCGTGGCAAATTACCGGGGCTACACTTTGCATAATGCTTCCCACCTTGCTCGGCGGGCCTCTGGCCGGCATGCTTGCTGACCGGGTTGAGCGAAAGAAGCTGATGATTTTATCGGATGGAGTTCGGGTAATCCTTGTGCTTGGCATGGTGTTTGTTCAGGATATATGGCAAATGTATGGGCTTCTTGTGGCAAAAGGGTTATTTGATGTTATCTTTTCCCCGGCAAAAAGTGGTAAGATAAAGGAAATTGTCGAACGGGATCAACTCGATCAGGCGGTCTCTTATAGCGCGATTATCGAGCAAGGGAGCAAAATCGTTGGCCCGGCTTTAGGCGGGCTGTTAACCGCTGCTTTTGGCATCGGCGCATGCTTTCTAATCGACGCAGGCTCATTCCTGTTGTCCGGGCTGCTGCTGATCCTGGTGCCTGGAAGAAGGAATGGCGGGACCCGAATGGCGAATGAGCGGTCTGACGGTGCAGATCAGAGAGAGGGATTTTGGCGTGAGCTCTCTGCGGGGATGCGGACGATTGCTGAAATTCCAGTGATTGCGTATGGTTTGCTTGCGCTAGCTCTAGTGCTTCTGGTGCTGCAAATTGCGGATTCGCAGACGGTGGTGTTGTTCCGGGAGATCCCCGGAATTCCTGAAGATTTGCTCGGCTGGTGCATCGCATTAAGCGGTGCGGGTACCCTGCTGGCTGCGGGATTGGTTAAGCTGTTCCGGGGCTTCTCTCCCTTGGCCAAGATGGGCGCTGGGGGAACTGTGATGGGTGCCGTCTTTGCAGGAGCGGGGCTGATGGCGGAATATGGACCGTATGGGTCGGCGGGGCATGTCTTGATGGCTTGTACCTTCTTCGCGGCGGGTCTCGGTGCGGGCATGACCTTCATTCCGTTTCAGATCGAGCTTCAGCGCCGGACACCGGAACGATTGACTGGCCGTGTGTTCGGCACCGTCAGCAGTGTCACCTCAGCAGCAGCTCTGCTCGGGCCGGTCTGCGGCGGGTATCTCGTAACGACATTTGGAGCTTCGCCTGCTTTCCTGATTTCAGGCTCTTTGATGGGGTTGACGGGGCTTGCACTGCTAATGCTGAAGCAGAGCATTATGAAGAGGGACCTGAAGCAGGCGGAAAACATGTGTAATGAAGGAGGAGCTGCGGGAGGTGCGGCTGTAGAGAGCTGA
- a CDS encoding NAD(P)/FAD-dependent oxidoreductase — translation MKTYDVIVIGGGPSGLMASISAAMQGASVLLVDKGNKLGRKLGISGGGRCNVTNAKEMDELIRHIPGNGRFLYSALNQFGSREIIAFFEGLGIALKEEDNGRMFPISDKAKTVVDALIGRASALGVELKVHSPVKQILFGPEGVAGVELDSGTTIKAHSVVVATGGRSVPHTGSTGDGYPWAKAAGHTITELYPTEVPITSREPFILSRELQGLSLRDVELSVLNPKGKSVIAHRGDMIFTHFGLSGPIALRCSQFIRQVKRKFDTSEVTLSIDLFPDRSKADLETELRRMAAAEPKKALKNVLKGTLPERLLPLLFERGGLAPDTTFEHLPKEPWLAFIGCLKGFQLSASGTRPFEEAFVTGGGVNLKEIDPSTMQSKLMPGLYFCGEILDVHGYTGGYNITAAFATGFTAGSHAAAGSVHL, via the coding sequence ATGAAAACATATGATGTTATCGTTATTGGCGGCGGGCCCTCGGGCCTGATGGCCAGCATCTCGGCAGCCATGCAGGGAGCCTCCGTCCTGCTGGTCGACAAAGGGAACAAACTGGGAAGGAAGCTTGGCATATCGGGCGGAGGACGCTGTAATGTGACCAATGCCAAGGAGATGGACGAGCTGATCCGCCACATTCCTGGCAACGGCCGTTTTCTATACAGTGCGCTTAATCAATTCGGCAGCAGGGAGATTATCGCCTTCTTCGAAGGCCTGGGTATCGCCTTGAAGGAAGAGGATAACGGCCGGATGTTCCCTATATCCGACAAGGCCAAGACGGTCGTCGATGCTTTGATTGGACGAGCATCAGCGCTTGGTGTAGAGCTTAAAGTGCATTCACCTGTGAAGCAGATTTTGTTCGGGCCGGAAGGCGTTGCAGGTGTTGAACTCGATTCCGGCACAACGATAAAAGCCCATTCTGTCGTCGTTGCCACTGGCGGGCGCTCGGTACCGCATACCGGTTCAACCGGGGACGGTTATCCTTGGGCTAAGGCCGCAGGACACACCATCACAGAGCTGTACCCTACAGAGGTGCCAATTACCTCCCGAGAGCCCTTTATACTTAGCCGGGAGCTTCAGGGACTATCACTCCGGGATGTTGAGCTGTCTGTCCTGAATCCAAAGGGGAAATCCGTTATTGCTCACCGCGGGGATATGATCTTCACCCACTTCGGACTGTCAGGCCCGATTGCGCTGCGCTGCAGCCAATTTATCCGCCAGGTCAAACGGAAATTTGACACCTCCGAGGTCACCCTGTCGATCGACCTGTTCCCCGACCGCTCCAAAGCGGATCTTGAGACAGAGCTGCGCAGGATGGCGGCAGCCGAACCGAAGAAAGCACTGAAGAATGTGCTGAAGGGAACCCTCCCCGAGCGGCTGCTCCCCCTTCTGTTCGAACGGGGGGGCCTAGCTCCTGATACAACCTTTGAGCATCTGCCCAAAGAGCCTTGGCTTGCCTTTATCGGCTGCCTGAAGGGCTTTCAGCTGTCGGCATCCGGCACTCGGCCCTTCGAGGAGGCTTTCGTTACAGGTGGTGGGGTGAACCTGAAAGAGATTGACCCCAGCACGATGCAGTCCAAGCTGATGCCCGGGCTCTATTTCTGCGGCGAAATTCTAGATGTTCACGGCTATACGGGCGGATATAATATCACCGCTGCTTTCGCCACCGGCTTCACCGCCGGGAGCCACGCAGCTGCGGGCTCAGTTCATTTATAA
- a CDS encoding ABC transporter ATP-binding protein has protein sequence MSQINTVLKVQIHEAGYEPAETKIRNISFDVQPGSLTGLIGPNGAGKSTTIKTILGLMPYANAEIEFGDGTGTYAYVPEQPVFYETLTLWEHLSLAAAVNELDAESWEADATRLLERFRMTEAKHLLPGGFSKGMQQKMMLMLGFLVRPDVYIVDEPFIGLDPRATMDFLELLQEECRRGAGVLMSTHVLDTAERICEKFVLIHEGRVAAAGHLDEIRLQSGLPQATLFECFSALT, from the coding sequence ATGTCACAGATCAATACCGTATTAAAAGTTCAGATTCATGAAGCCGGTTATGAGCCGGCAGAGACTAAAATTCGTAACATATCATTTGACGTACAGCCTGGCAGTTTGACCGGATTAATTGGGCCTAACGGGGCAGGGAAGAGTACAACGATCAAGACGATTCTCGGTTTAATGCCTTATGCCAATGCCGAGATTGAATTTGGAGACGGTACAGGTACCTATGCCTATGTTCCCGAACAGCCCGTATTCTATGAGACGCTCACCCTGTGGGAGCACCTCTCCCTGGCTGCTGCTGTAAATGAGCTGGATGCCGAGAGCTGGGAAGCGGATGCGACCCGGCTATTGGAGCGCTTCCGAATGACGGAAGCAAAGCATCTGCTGCCCGGCGGCTTCTCCAAAGGGATGCAGCAGAAGATGATGCTGATGCTGGGATTTCTGGTTCGGCCTGATGTTTACATTGTAGACGAGCCCTTCATTGGCCTAGATCCTCGGGCGACCATGGACTTCTTAGAGCTTCTTCAGGAGGAGTGCCGCCGCGGTGCAGGTGTGCTCATGTCTACCCATGTGCTGGATACGGCCGAGAGAATTTGTGAGAAGTTTGTACTGATTCACGAAGGACGTGTAGCGGCAGCTGGTCATTTGGATGAGATCCGGCTGCAGAGCGGGTTGCCGCAGGCTACCTTGTTCGAATGCTTCAGTGCCTTAACTTAA
- a CDS encoding phosphosulfolactate synthase: MEKAQSDWWDAKLQDPVGGRTGGAGCTGKTMVIDKGLGPGTFTDLISMSAPYIDIIKLGFGTAALTPYDILQFKIEQAKMKGITITPGGTFLEIALKLGLENEFLAQVHRLGFNGLEISDGSFPMSREKRSELIQRGVDMGLTIYTEYGKKLGGSSLEIEHFVETAVADLKVGAELVIIEGRESGSGAGVYHADGSLKKDDFMSILQTMPLPEKVMWEAPRKEQQVFLIKTLGANVHLGNIPYEDVIALEALRRGLRADTAVLMDQISQESSGIDAALPDPGEFGYLK, from the coding sequence ATGGAAAAAGCTCAATCGGACTGGTGGGATGCCAAGCTTCAGGACCCTGTAGGCGGCCGAACTGGCGGAGCCGGGTGCACCGGAAAAACGATGGTCATTGACAAAGGGCTTGGTCCGGGAACATTTACTGATTTAATAAGTATGTCGGCTCCTTATATCGATATTATAAAACTAGGCTTTGGCACAGCTGCCCTGACCCCGTATGATATTCTACAGTTCAAAATAGAGCAGGCCAAAATGAAAGGAATCACCATCACCCCCGGCGGCACCTTTCTTGAGATCGCCTTGAAATTAGGTTTGGAGAACGAATTTCTGGCCCAAGTCCATAGACTGGGGTTTAATGGCCTGGAGATTTCTGACGGGAGCTTTCCGATGTCACGGGAAAAACGTTCGGAGTTAATTCAGCGTGGAGTGGATATGGGATTAACCATCTACACAGAGTATGGTAAAAAGCTGGGCGGAAGCTCTCTGGAAATAGAGCACTTTGTTGAAACTGCTGTAGCAGATCTCAAAGTTGGGGCAGAGCTGGTGATTATCGAAGGCCGTGAATCAGGCAGCGGCGCGGGCGTCTATCATGCGGATGGAAGCTTGAAAAAAGATGATTTTATGAGCATCTTGCAGACTATGCCTCTACCCGAAAAAGTGATGTGGGAGGCTCCTCGCAAAGAGCAGCAGGTCTTTCTAATCAAGACGCTTGGGGCCAATGTCCATTTAGGTAATATTCCTTATGAGGATGTAATCGCATTGGAAGCCTTGCGAAGGGGGCTCCGGGCTGACACAGCCGTGTTGATGGATCAAATAAGCCAAGAATCCTCTGGAATTGACGCAGCTCTACCGGATCCTGGTGAATTTGGATATCTCAAGTAG
- a CDS encoding BrxA/BrxB family bacilliredoxin, translating into MSMSFDQYMKDMVQPMRDELTRIGIEELRTSEEVEAKLPEMKGTSLVVVNSVCGCAAGQCRPGVARALQHEATPDHLFTVFAGQDKEATAKAREYFAPYPPSSPSIALLKDGELVHFIERHQIEDRSAEEIAADLTSAFDRFCR; encoded by the coding sequence ATGTCAATGTCTTTTGATCAATATATGAAAGATATGGTACAGCCTATGCGCGATGAGCTGACACGCATTGGTATTGAAGAGCTGCGCACCTCGGAAGAAGTGGAAGCGAAGCTGCCAGAGATGAAGGGAACCTCGCTTGTTGTAGTGAACTCGGTTTGCGGCTGTGCAGCGGGACAATGCCGTCCAGGTGTAGCTCGGGCGCTTCAGCATGAAGCAACCCCAGACCATCTGTTCACCGTGTTTGCTGGCCAGGATAAGGAAGCAACAGCCAAAGCACGTGAGTACTTTGCGCCTTATCCGCCATCCTCCCCTTCCATCGCCTTGCTGAAGGACGGAGAGCTTGTTCATTTTATTGAGCGTCATCAAATTGAGGACCGTTCGGCGGAAGAGATTGCGGCTGATTTGACCAGCGCTTTCGATCGCTTTTGCCGTTAA